In Odontesthes bonariensis isolate fOdoBon6 chromosome 22, fOdoBon6.hap1, whole genome shotgun sequence, one genomic interval encodes:
- the slc46a2 gene encoding LOW QUALITY PROTEIN: solute carrier family 46 member 2 (The sequence of the model RefSeq protein was modified relative to this genomic sequence to represent the inferred CDS: deleted 1 base in 1 codon), with amino-acid sequence MVVPNLCAASFAMLRQIEPIIMLEQLGNTLFETALRMVARDRCVNATYPGLSREDSQQKAMTDFFMIYSLIIRFVPILPSLILGKLSDRGWRRAPIVVPLSGYLLSRLVLLVVVICSLPLTFMFGAAVLYGLSGGFSTFWPGVMTLVSLRTTATDRSKVLMRVELLYGLAGLVGSLVSGHLFQLYGSSLGHGTILLIVSTLLHLLCLILSIVLLQVKQVCQEEPEENCHLLSSSFSSSTSSSSDSLVAPAPARINLVNLALLFAAAFLYDFAVGGAIEILGSFVLKSPLSWSATQVGYGNAAGCGIFFTSFIGVIVFRRCVSEFTMILIGMLSFASGIFVMTFVKTTSMFYIARLLNLFALIPMPTIRSLVTQQVPASSCGITLTSLQLTLKVAGLAYIPTYTKIYQRTLDWLPGFVFLLSSITTVLGMIPISIAGCRTARKARCERIQGD; translated from the exons ATGGTGGTGCCGAACTTGTGCGCGGCATCCTTCGCGATGCTCCGGCAGATAGAGCCGATCATCATGCTGGAGCAGCTGGGCAACACGCTCTTCGAGACCGCGCTCCGGATGGTGGCGAGAGACCGGTGTGTCAACGCCACCTACCCCGGTCTCTCCAGAGAGGACAGCCAGCAGAAAGCCATGACGGACTTCTTCATGATCTACAGCCTCATCATCCGGTTTGTTCCGATCTTACCTTCGCTCATCTTGGGCAAGCTGAGCGACCGCGGCTGGAGGAGAGCGCCCATCGTGGTGCCACTAAGCGGATACCTGCTGTCCAGGCTGGTCCTGCTGGTGGTGGTCATTTGCAGCCTCCCGCTGACGTTCATGTTCGGGGCGGCGGTTCTCTACGGGCTTTCCGGTGGGTTCAGCACTTTTTGGCCCGGCGTGATGACCCTGGTGTCGCTGCGCACCACGGCGACCGACCGCTCAAAG GTGTTGATGAGAGTGGAGCTGCTGTACGGGTTGGCAGGTCTGGTGGGCAGCTTGGTGTCTGGCCATCTGTTCCAGCTGTACGGCTCCAGTTTGGGACATGGAACCATCCTGCTCATTGTGAGCACACTGCTGCACCTGCTCTGCCTCATACTCTCCATAGTCCTGCTGCAG GTGAAACAAGTATGCCAAGAGGAGCCAGAAGAGAACTGccacctcctctcctcctccttttcctcctccacctcctcctcctctgattctctagtggctcctgctcctgctcggATAAACCTGGTGAATCTGGCTCTGCTGTTTGCGGCTGCCTTCCTGTACGACTTTGCAGTGGGTGGAGCCATCGAAATACTGGGCTCCTTTGTGCTAAAATCCCCGCTCAGCTGGAGCGCCACACAA GTTGGTTATGGGAACGCAGCTGGTTGTGGGATTTTCTTCACCAGTTTCATTGGAGTCATTGTGTTCCGTCGCTGTGTCAGCGAATTCACAATGATCCTGATCGGCATGTTGTCGTTCGCTTCGGGCATCTTCGTCATGACCTTCGTCAAAACAACCTCCATGTTCTACATCG ctcGTTTACTGAACCTGTTTGCACTCATCCCGATGCCAACAATCAGATCACTGGTCACACAACAGGTGCCAGCATCCTCATGTG GTATCACCCTCACCTCCCTGCAGTTGACTCTGAAGGTTGCTGGCTTGGCGTACATCCCCACTTACACCAAGATCTATCAGAGGACCCTGGACTGGCTCCCAGGCTTCGTCTTCCTGCTGTCCAGCATCACCACAGTGCTCGGGATGATACCAATCAG CATTGCAGGCTGCAGAACAGCTCGGAAAGCC CGCTGCGAGAGGATTCAGGGAGACTGA